One genomic window of Candidatus Kuenenia stuttgartiensis includes the following:
- the glgP gene encoding alpha-glucan family phosphorylase codes for MMKDPVCGMSAKKEIAYEYKDQKFCFCSELCRDEFKKFPEQYLNQRDIFIPLGEKQERKIAYFSMEVGIESHIPTYSGGLGVLAGDTIRSCADLKVPMVVVTLLYEKGYFYQKLDTLGNQKEMPVQWYPEDFITPLTNRVSVRIENRTVFIRALQYEVIGITGHRVPVIFLDTNLEENSEYDRGLNDYLYGGDLKYRFAQEIILGIGGLRMLHDLGHSKIRKYHMNEGHASLLTLELLRMRRTEDETIWKFDEVRNLCVFTTHTPVPAGHDQFSYDLVKGVLGDYMPFDIMKMLGGEERLNLTLLALNLSKYINGVAKKHGEVSKSMFPGYSIDSITNGVHSNTWTCDSFKELYSKYISGWRNDSFSLRYALSIPKIEIWQAHMKAKKILIDYINKEANAGFHYDVFTIGFARRATLYKRADMIFSDVNRLKTISQEVGNIQFVFAGKAHPQDLPGKELIKRIFSSIRQLKGQVKIIYLENYDIDMGKMLTSGVDLWLNTPQRPNEASGTSGMKAAHNGVPSFSVLDGWWVEGHIEGRTGWSLA; via the coding sequence ATGATGAAAGACCCGGTTTGTGGTATGTCAGCAAAAAAAGAGATCGCATATGAATATAAAGATCAGAAATTTTGTTTTTGCTCGGAGTTATGTAGAGACGAGTTCAAGAAATTTCCTGAACAATATTTAAATCAAAGAGACATATTCATTCCTTTAGGCGAAAAGCAGGAAAGAAAGATTGCATACTTTTCCATGGAAGTTGGTATTGAATCTCATATTCCCACCTATAGCGGGGGATTGGGCGTACTGGCAGGGGATACCATAAGGTCTTGTGCTGATCTGAAAGTGCCTATGGTAGTGGTTACCCTATTATACGAGAAAGGGTATTTCTATCAAAAACTAGATACTCTTGGGAATCAGAAAGAAATGCCTGTTCAATGGTATCCCGAAGATTTCATTACTCCTTTGACGAACAGGGTCAGTGTAAGGATAGAAAACAGGACAGTCTTTATTCGTGCCTTGCAATATGAGGTCATTGGCATAACCGGCCACCGTGTGCCGGTCATATTTTTAGATACAAACCTTGAAGAAAATAGTGAATATGACAGGGGACTGAATGATTATCTGTATGGAGGAGATCTGAAGTACCGGTTTGCTCAGGAAATCATTTTGGGAATAGGTGGTTTGCGGATGTTGCATGATTTAGGCCATTCAAAAATAAGGAAATATCATATGAATGAAGGTCATGCAAGCTTATTAACATTGGAATTATTAAGAATGCGGAGAACAGAGGATGAAACAATATGGAAATTCGATGAGGTAAGGAACCTCTGTGTATTTACCACACACACTCCGGTGCCGGCAGGACACGACCAGTTTTCCTATGATTTGGTAAAGGGTGTTTTAGGGGACTATATGCCTTTTGATATTATGAAGATGCTTGGTGGAGAAGAGAGGTTAAATTTGACATTACTTGCCTTGAACTTAAGTAAATATATCAATGGTGTTGCAAAAAAGCATGGCGAAGTATCTAAATCAATGTTCCCGGGATATTCCATCGATTCTATAACGAATGGAGTACATTCGAATACCTGGACATGTGATAGTTTTAAGGAGTTGTATAGTAAATATATATCAGGGTGGAGAAACGATTCTTTCAGTCTGAGATACGCCTTAAGTATTCCAAAAATCGAAATATGGCAGGCACACATGAAGGCAAAGAAGATACTTATTGATTATATAAATAAAGAAGCAAATGCAGGCTTTCATTACGATGTATTTACCATCGGATTTGCCAGACGTGCAACCCTGTATAAGAGAGCGGATATGATCTTTTCTGATGTAAACAGGCTGAAAACTATTTCGCAGGAGGTTGGTAACATACAATTTGTTTTTGCAGGCAAAGCACACCCGCAGGATTTGCCTGGTAAAGAGTTGATTAAGAGGATTTTTTCAAGCATAAGACAATTGAAGGGGCAGGTAAAAATAATATATTTGGAAAATTATGACATAGATATGGGAAAGATGTTAACCTCAGGGGTAGACCTCTGGTTAAATACCCCGCAGAGACCAAATGAGGCATCCGGTACTTCCGGTATGAAGGCAGCACATAACGGCGTCCCCAGTTTCAGTGTATTGGATGGCTGGTGGGTTGAAGGGCATATTGAGGGGAGAACCGGCTGGTCTCTAGCGTGA
- a CDS encoding heavy metal-binding domain-containing protein, producing the protein MIARIVTTAMCVTILTGCASQTLQIPISTNDPANPNALESAFAPRSNWLQAEVPVTAEQPPTEPTLPTHPPTTVPTMYTCPMHAEVVQSSLGRCPKCGMGLVPAALSKTESEGKQ; encoded by the coding sequence ATGATAGCACGGATAGTAACGACTGCTATGTGTGTGACAATCTTGACGGGTTGTGCTAGCCAGACACTTCAAATACCAATATCTACCAACGATCCGGCAAATCCGAACGCACTGGAATCTGCATTTGCTCCACGATCGAATTGGCTCCAGGCCGAGGTACCTGTCACAGCGGAACAACCGCCTACCGAACCAACTTTGCCTACGCATCCACCCACAACCGTACCCACAATGTATACCTGCCCGATGCATGCCGAAGTAGTACAATCAAGCCTGGGCAGATGCCCTAAGTGTGGGATGGGACTGGTCCCGGCAGCACTTTCCAAAACCGAATCGGAGGGAAAACAATGA
- a CDS encoding TolC family protein, with translation MTQRLIAIFITLMCIGVLAGCASVPEEAGFSDVQNIIEQRIGRRVHWSQGTSEDAAVIDAVRLMLQQELTLDEAVQISLLNNRSLQATYEDLGIAQADLVQAGLLRNPTFGASFRFPDKTVGGHRSTNTEFSVVQDFLDLLVRPLRKKVAAAQFEQAKLRVGNAVLNLAAAVRSTYYALQADEQILEMRRTVVQATEAAVDIATRQHDAGTLKTLDLANQHGFHVQAKLDMTRTDIQIVVDRERLNRLMGLWGADTTWKLPGRLPELSADEIPLEHLESLAVSQRLDLAAARQETLVISHALLLTRKYRYFYVFDVGVNTEHDVADNVNFTGPNLTIELPIFDQRQAEIARLEAQLRQSQQRLSSLAIDIRSEVRDIRNRLLTARNMVEYYQEVILPLRQRIVDESQLYYNGMLIGVYELLLAKQNQINTGREYIETLRDYWIAMSDLERAVGGRLLVTEETIHPPAQPVEQPATQPSKLPNHIHH, from the coding sequence ATGACACAGAGATTGATAGCCATATTTATAACTCTCATGTGTATTGGAGTACTTGCTGGCTGTGCTTCGGTTCCTGAAGAGGCTGGATTTTCTGACGTCCAGAATATCATAGAACAGCGCATTGGTCGCCGGGTACACTGGAGTCAGGGCACATCGGAGGATGCTGCGGTGATCGATGCCGTCCGGTTAATGTTACAACAGGAACTGACCTTAGATGAAGCTGTTCAGATTTCATTACTTAACAACCGGTCATTGCAGGCGACATATGAAGATCTGGGTATTGCTCAGGCCGATCTTGTACAGGCTGGTTTGTTGCGGAACCCTACATTTGGAGCTAGCTTCAGGTTCCCCGATAAGACCGTGGGAGGGCATCGCAGTACCAATACAGAATTTTCAGTGGTTCAGGATTTTCTTGATTTACTTGTGCGTCCTTTACGAAAGAAAGTTGCTGCGGCTCAGTTTGAACAAGCGAAGCTGCGTGTTGGTAATGCCGTTTTGAACCTGGCAGCGGCGGTACGGTCAACTTATTACGCCCTTCAGGCAGATGAGCAAATACTAGAGATGCGCCGAACTGTAGTCCAGGCCACGGAAGCAGCTGTTGACATTGCTACCCGTCAACACGATGCCGGCACTTTAAAGACGTTAGATCTTGCAAATCAACATGGGTTCCATGTTCAGGCGAAATTAGACATGACAAGAACAGATATCCAAATCGTTGTTGACCGTGAGCGTCTGAACCGACTGATGGGGCTTTGGGGAGCAGATACTACGTGGAAACTCCCTGGCAGACTTCCTGAGCTATCAGCAGATGAAATCCCTTTAGAACATCTGGAGTCGCTCGCTGTGTCACAACGCCTGGATTTAGCCGCCGCACGACAGGAGACGCTGGTCATCTCACATGCCTTGTTATTGACGCGGAAATATCGGTATTTTTATGTATTTGACGTTGGTGTAAATACTGAACACGACGTCGCTGACAACGTAAATTTTACAGGACCTAATCTTACGATTGAATTACCGATCTTCGACCAACGTCAGGCTGAGATCGCACGGTTGGAGGCACAATTGAGGCAAAGCCAGCAGCGGCTCTCCTCTCTGGCAATCGATATACGTTCGGAGGTCAGGGATATACGCAATCGGCTTTTGACTGCACGCAACATGGTTGAATACTACCAGGAAGTCATTCTTCCCCTTCGGCAGCGGATCGTGGATGAGTCCCAACTGTATTACAACGGCATGCTTATTGGGGTGTATGAGTTACTCCTGGCGAAGCAAAACCAGATCAACACAGGTCGTGAATACATCGAAACTTTGAGGGACTACTGGATTGCCATGTCTGACCTGGAGCGTGCAGTTGGTGGCCGCTTGTTAGTTACTGAGGAAACTATCCATCCGCCCGCACAACCCGTGGAACAACCAGCTACTCAGCCATCAAAACTCCCTAACCATATTCATCATTAA
- a CDS encoding efflux RND transporter permease subunit, with translation MINKLIELCLNNRFLVICFYLLVIFGGLFGVRHINMDVIPDIGENQCIVFTDWPGRSPQDVEDQVTYPLTVNLLGVPGVKVIRSQSAFGFSMVYIIFKENIDFYWARSRVLERLNFVQALLPKDVLPRLGPDATGLGQIFWYTVEGKGYDLGQLRSIQDWFVRYQLNAVEGVSEVAGVGGFVKQYQVDVDPNKLMAHNLTVGDVFEAVRKSNIDVGAKVVENNNMEFIIRGLGFIKNVTDIENITVGSNNGVPVFVKNVATVQIGGDFRRGALDKEGAEVAGGVVIMRQGENPLKVIKRIKEKIKEIEPGLPPGVKIVPFYDREGLIYRVIATLKEALIEEIIITSVVVALFLLHIRSIIVCCLGFPIAIIISFLGMYFMGIDSNIMTITGIAIAIGEVSDMAIIVTENIYRNLIEYEGKKSRFQIILDSSKEVGAPILFAGLTTIFMFMPVFGLTGQEGKLFKPLAWTKTFAIGASVVFALTLAPTLCFFMLKGKLRPMERNYTSRLLLSGYTPILRWVLEHKRLFLTIPIVVIILSVFVAKRIGREFMPPLDEGSILFMPVMLPSVALTDAFKVMQKQDVIIKSFPEVDIVVGKLGRAETPTDPAPAEMFETIVTLKPEEEWRKKKIEYGFLQYVPSFLHPVFHLFLPDERRITKQELIQEMDEAMRIPGVANIWTQPIVNRVDMLATGIRTSIGVKIFGTDLNVLQQLALDVEKALRDVPGAVDLYAERITGKPYLEFIIKREEIARYGINIKDVQDIIETAIGGENITTTVEGRERYPVRVRYVRELRDNFDALKRIYVSSSTGKLIPLTQVADIRYVMGPAMISSENALLRAYVLMNVRDRDPMSFVEEASKVVSEKVMLPQGYFIQWSGQFENQVRARKRLQILVPLSQFVGFIILFVAFRSFSQVLIILLTSVPTAIAGGILLQYLFGYNFSVAVWVGFISLFGIVQDDGVLITTYINDLFKDKKIKSIQEIRDTIVLAGTRRIRPAVMTSATTFIGLMPIIWSTGAGAEIAKPMAIPSIGGMTMAMIVFFLVPCLNAWIKERKFKKELNKDPGIAETGMII, from the coding sequence ATGATCAATAAACTTATCGAACTATGTCTTAACAACCGTTTCCTCGTCATATGCTTTTACCTGCTGGTGATATTCGGCGGTCTCTTCGGGGTGAGGCATATCAACATGGACGTTATTCCTGATATCGGGGAAAACCAGTGTATTGTCTTCACCGACTGGCCTGGCCGTAGCCCGCAGGACGTGGAGGATCAGGTTACTTATCCTCTGACCGTTAATCTCCTGGGCGTTCCTGGTGTAAAGGTCATACGCTCACAGTCTGCGTTTGGTTTCTCCATGGTCTATATTATCTTCAAGGAAAATATCGATTTTTACTGGGCACGTTCCAGGGTGCTTGAAAGATTAAACTTTGTACAGGCATTGCTTCCAAAAGATGTTCTCCCAAGACTAGGTCCGGATGCTACCGGACTTGGACAGATTTTTTGGTATACCGTTGAGGGGAAAGGATATGATCTCGGACAATTGCGGTCTATCCAGGATTGGTTTGTCAGATACCAGCTCAATGCCGTTGAAGGCGTCTCGGAGGTTGCTGGTGTGGGCGGTTTTGTCAAACAATATCAGGTGGATGTGGACCCCAATAAATTAATGGCGCACAACCTGACTGTTGGAGATGTGTTTGAGGCTGTTCGAAAAAGCAATATCGATGTGGGTGCCAAGGTGGTGGAAAACAATAATATGGAATTTATTATACGCGGCCTTGGGTTTATTAAAAACGTTACCGATATCGAGAATATTACCGTTGGCAGCAATAACGGCGTGCCTGTCTTTGTAAAAAACGTAGCAACGGTTCAGATTGGAGGCGACTTCAGGCGGGGGGCGCTGGACAAGGAAGGCGCAGAGGTTGCAGGCGGGGTTGTTATTATGCGCCAGGGGGAAAATCCGTTAAAGGTTATAAAGCGAATAAAGGAAAAGATAAAGGAAATCGAACCCGGTTTGCCGCCAGGGGTAAAAATAGTACCTTTCTACGACAGAGAAGGGCTTATATATCGCGTCATTGCCACCCTGAAAGAGGCGCTTATAGAAGAAATAATTATTACCTCTGTCGTTGTAGCCCTCTTTTTATTGCACATTCGAAGTATTATTGTCTGCTGTCTTGGATTCCCTATAGCTATAATCATTTCCTTCCTGGGCATGTATTTTATGGGGATTGATTCAAACATTATGACCATTACCGGTATTGCTATTGCCATTGGCGAGGTGAGTGATATGGCAATTATTGTCACCGAAAATATATACAGGAATCTTATAGAATATGAAGGCAAAAAGAGCAGGTTTCAAATAATACTTGACTCTTCCAAAGAAGTGGGGGCACCAATCCTCTTTGCCGGCCTTACTACTATTTTTATGTTTATGCCTGTGTTTGGGCTTACCGGGCAGGAGGGAAAACTTTTTAAACCCCTCGCATGGACGAAGACGTTTGCAATAGGAGCGTCTGTTGTGTTCGCACTTACTCTGGCGCCGACACTTTGCTTTTTTATGTTAAAAGGCAAACTGAGGCCAATGGAGAGAAATTATACCTCAAGGCTGCTCCTGAGCGGGTATACGCCGATACTTCGTTGGGTATTGGAGCATAAGAGACTATTTCTTACGATTCCCATCGTTGTGATTATTTTATCTGTTTTTGTTGCGAAAAGGATCGGAAGGGAATTTATGCCACCATTGGACGAAGGGTCCATCCTTTTTATGCCGGTTATGCTGCCGAGCGTTGCGCTTACCGATGCGTTCAAGGTGATGCAGAAACAGGATGTTATCATCAAGTCATTTCCGGAGGTGGATATAGTCGTGGGAAAGCTGGGCAGGGCGGAAACCCCTACCGATCCGGCGCCTGCCGAGATGTTTGAGACGATTGTCACCTTAAAACCTGAAGAGGAATGGCGAAAGAAAAAGATAGAGTATGGTTTTCTGCAATATGTGCCTTCCTTCCTGCACCCGGTCTTTCACTTGTTTCTGCCCGATGAGCGGAGGATTACGAAACAGGAGCTTATACAGGAAATGGATGAAGCCATGAGGATACCAGGCGTGGCAAACATATGGACACAACCCATAGTAAACCGCGTTGACATGCTTGCAACCGGTATCCGCACCTCGATTGGCGTTAAGATATTTGGGACAGACCTGAACGTGCTGCAGCAACTGGCACTGGATGTTGAAAAGGCTTTAAGGGATGTTCCGGGGGCGGTTGATCTTTATGCGGAGAGGATTACCGGAAAGCCATATCTTGAATTCATAATAAAGCGGGAGGAGATTGCACGTTATGGCATAAATATTAAGGATGTGCAGGATATTATTGAGACCGCTATAGGGGGAGAAAATATTACAACGACAGTGGAAGGCAGGGAACGCTATCCTGTACGGGTCAGATACGTCCGGGAACTCCGCGATAATTTTGATGCACTGAAAAGGATTTATGTTTCAAGCTCCACAGGCAAACTTATCCCCCTTACACAGGTTGCAGATATCCGTTACGTCATGGGACCTGCCATGATCAGCAGTGAAAACGCCCTTTTAAGGGCGTATGTCCTTATGAACGTACGGGACAGAGACCCCATGAGCTTTGTCGAAGAAGCCTCTAAGGTGGTATCTGAGAAAGTCATGTTGCCGCAGGGTTATTTTATTCAATGGAGCGGACAGTTTGAGAATCAGGTACGGGCAAGAAAGAGATTGCAGATACTTGTCCCGTTGTCTCAGTTTGTTGGCTTTATTATCCTCTTCGTGGCATTCAGATCATTTTCGCAAGTGCTGATTATTTTATTAACCAGTGTACCGACTGCCATTGCAGGCGGCATTCTGCTGCAGTATTTATTCGGATATAATTTTAGCGTGGCCGTTTGGGTAGGTTTTATATCTCTGTTTGGCATCGTCCAGGACGATGGTGTACTTATCACTACATATATAAATGATCTGTTTAAGGATAAAAAAATAAAAAGTATTCAGGAGATAAGGGATACCATTGTTTTGGCAGGGACGAGAAGGATACGCCCGGCCGTAATGACCTCTGCGACAACATTTATTGGCCTGATGCCCATTATATGGTCAACCGGTGCAGGCGCTGAAATTGCAAAACCAATGGCGATCCCTTCCATTGGGGGCATGACAATGGCGATGATTGTGTTTTTTCTGGTGCCATGCCTGAATGCATGGATAAAAGAACGTAAGTTTAAAAAGGAATTGAATAAAGACCCCGGTATTGCAGAAACAGGTATGATTATATAA
- a CDS encoding efflux RND transporter periplasmic adaptor subunit: MLFKQKFLSLRYFIIIVTVILSVLSGIQISNYVETYCNASLQDGINFISSANAEETKEKKIIYWTCGMHPSVRMDKPGKCPICAMDLVPVYEKGAGMEEEGALASVELSERARKLAQVKTDVIGFRSLTKDVYTVGLIEYDERLKAVVSAWIPGRIDKLFIDFTGTEVVKGESLVWMYSPDLVSTQKEYLLALETFEKVENSPFKEVVDGTISLIDATKKRLLWWGISERQIEELARNRKIKQHTIIYAPISGIVIEKKMLEGQYVMTGEMIYTLADLSKVWMMANIYEYEMAWIKVGQEVEVTTPAYPGEAFIGTVSFIEPFLDDKTRSVKIRCDIPNRQLRLKPAMYVNARIRIPVEELEERDRTYVSGLDYVCPNHPEIKSSRPGICPEDNVPFIKKTSARLEMTAEGKTEGIGETEYEYVCPMNCYVSDKPGDCPVCGMHLEKKEMPVDETVTCICPQEWDPDTSPKSCPMCGMMLQKSITVTSPTGEKIQKYVYMCPMACMTSDKPGECPDCKRQMGRWEVREGVGMKVKKTEHRKRTIYTCPMHPEVTSDKPDNCTRCGMRLEKITQMLAIPATAVLDTGVRKIVYIDKGNGQYVGKEVILGPKAGDYYPVMEGLEEGDRVVTSANFLIDSQSQLTGGASALYGGAMEFKEEK; this comes from the coding sequence ATGTTGTTTAAACAAAAATTTCTTTCCTTGAGATATTTTATAATAATAGTCACTGTCATACTTAGTGTTCTTTCTGGTATACAAATATCCAATTATGTAGAGACATATTGCAATGCGTCTCTACAGGATGGGATAAATTTTATTTCTTCCGCAAATGCTGAAGAAACAAAAGAAAAGAAGATAATCTACTGGACATGCGGGATGCATCCTTCCGTCAGGATGGATAAACCAGGAAAATGCCCTATTTGCGCCATGGATTTAGTTCCTGTATACGAAAAAGGTGCAGGTATGGAGGAAGAAGGTGCATTAGCCTCCGTAGAATTAAGTGAACGCGCCCGTAAACTGGCACAGGTTAAAACTGACGTTATCGGATTCCGGTCGTTAACTAAAGATGTTTATACGGTTGGATTGATTGAATACGATGAACGGCTTAAAGCGGTTGTTTCCGCATGGATTCCTGGCAGGATAGACAAACTGTTTATTGATTTCACCGGTACAGAGGTAGTGAAAGGCGAGTCATTGGTATGGATGTATAGTCCTGATCTGGTATCTACACAGAAAGAGTATCTGTTGGCGCTGGAAACCTTTGAAAAAGTAGAGAATAGCCCTTTTAAGGAAGTGGTGGACGGCACAATATCTCTCATAGATGCAACCAAAAAAAGGTTGTTATGGTGGGGTATTAGTGAAAGACAGATTGAAGAACTTGCAAGAAACAGAAAAATAAAACAACATACGATCATCTATGCCCCGATAAGCGGTATTGTCATAGAGAAGAAGATGCTGGAAGGGCAATATGTTATGACGGGCGAGATGATATACACCCTTGCCGATCTTTCCAAGGTTTGGATGATGGCCAACATTTATGAGTATGAAATGGCGTGGATAAAGGTTGGACAGGAGGTGGAAGTCACAACTCCTGCATATCCCGGAGAGGCATTTATCGGAACGGTATCGTTTATAGAACCGTTTCTTGACGATAAGACGCGTTCTGTGAAAATACGGTGTGATATTCCTAACCGTCAGCTCAGACTCAAACCTGCCATGTATGTCAATGCCCGCATACGTATACCTGTTGAAGAACTGGAGGAACGAGACAGAACCTATGTGAGCGGACTGGATTATGTATGTCCCAATCATCCTGAAATTAAATCAAGCAGACCCGGTATATGCCCCGAGGATAATGTCCCATTTATAAAAAAAACCTCGGCGCGGCTTGAAATGACTGCCGAAGGCAAAACAGAGGGAATTGGGGAAACTGAATATGAGTATGTATGCCCGATGAATTGTTATGTGTCTGACAAACCGGGTGATTGCCCGGTATGTGGTATGCATCTCGAAAAAAAGGAAATGCCTGTTGATGAAACGGTGACGTGCATTTGTCCGCAGGAATGGGACCCTGATACTTCCCCAAAGTCTTGTCCTATGTGTGGTATGATGCTTCAGAAGAGTATAACGGTAACTTCGCCCACTGGTGAAAAGATACAAAAGTATGTCTATATGTGCCCTATGGCATGCATGACCTCGGATAAGCCTGGTGAATGTCCCGACTGTAAAAGGCAAATGGGCAGATGGGAAGTTAGGGAAGGTGTGGGAATGAAGGTGAAAAAAACAGAACACAGAAAACGTACCATTTACACCTGCCCCATGCATCCTGAAGTAACATCGGATAAACCTGATAATTGCACCAGGTGCGGAATGCGTCTTGAAAAAATCACACAAATGCTTGCCATTCCTGCCACGGCAGTTTTGGATACGGGTGTACGAAAGATTGTCTATATTGATAAAGGCAACGGTCAATACGTTGGGAAGGAAGTGATTCTTGGGCCAAAAGCGGGCGATTATTATCCTGTGATGGAGGGGCTTGAAGAAGGTGACAGGGTTGTCACATCAGCAAATTTCCTCATCGATTCCCAGAGCCAGCTTACAGGCGGAGCAAGTGCATTGTATGGCGGAGCGATGGAGTTTAAGGAAGAAAAATAG
- a CDS encoding multicopper oxidase family protein, with protein MITRRKMILSSAAALLTGGISTLLGRKQLEAVNTVTTPQPTTIMPPIHGLSYTPATTLNGSTLPWKWDNGVKVFHLIAEPVKREFAPGMIVNCWGYNGQTPGPTIEAVEGDRVRILVTNKLAEHTTIHWHGVLLPNGMDGVGGLNQPQIKPGETYVYEFTLRQHGTQMYHPHADEMVQMAMGMEGFFIIHPKEPEQPRIDRDFCIFLQEWFVEPGTSTPNPNIMTDFNLFTFNSRVFPGTAPLVVRLGDRVRIRVANLSMDSHPIHLHGYNFKITGTDGGRIPASGQWPETTVNVPPGTTRDIQFVANAPGDWALHCHKNHHVMNAMKHDVPNMIGVNQSGVERKIQNLLPDYMAMGESGMSGMAVMNMPLPKNTLPMMTGKGPFGPVEMGGMFTVLKVRDDITSYDDPGWYQQQEGTVAWRVIE; from the coding sequence ATGATTACCCGACGGAAAATGATTCTTTCCAGCGCAGCGGCATTGCTAACCGGCGGTATTTCTACGCTGTTAGGTCGCAAGCAGTTGGAAGCTGTAAACACAGTGACCACACCACAACCCACCACTATCATGCCACCCATACATGGCTTGTCCTATACACCGGCTACGACACTCAATGGGAGCACCCTCCCCTGGAAGTGGGACAATGGCGTTAAAGTTTTTCACTTGATCGCTGAACCGGTCAAGCGGGAGTTTGCGCCAGGAATGATCGTCAACTGCTGGGGTTATAACGGTCAGACGCCAGGCCCTACCATCGAAGCGGTGGAAGGTGACCGTGTGCGTATCTTAGTCACCAACAAGCTTGCAGAACATACCACGATCCACTGGCACGGCGTACTCCTGCCCAATGGTATGGATGGCGTCGGGGGATTGAACCAGCCGCAAATCAAACCGGGCGAGACCTATGTCTATGAATTTACGCTCCGTCAGCATGGTACACAGATGTATCACCCGCATGCGGACGAGATGGTGCAGATGGCAATGGGGATGGAAGGTTTTTTCATTATACACCCAAAAGAACCAGAACAGCCCAGGATCGACCGGGACTTCTGTATCTTTCTTCAGGAATGGTTTGTCGAACCCGGCACAAGTACTCCGAATCCAAACATCATGACCGACTTTAACCTCTTCACATTCAACAGTCGTGTGTTCCCTGGCACGGCGCCATTGGTAGTCCGTTTGGGAGACAGGGTGAGAATCAGAGTCGCCAATCTGAGCATGGACTCCCACCCGATCCACCTGCACGGCTATAATTTTAAGATTACCGGTACGGATGGAGGGCGCATTCCAGCCTCGGGTCAATGGCCTGAAACCACGGTTAACGTTCCACCAGGTACTACGCGTGACATACAATTTGTGGCAAATGCTCCGGGGGACTGGGCTTTGCATTGCCACAAGAACCACCACGTTATGAACGCCATGAAGCATGACGTACCAAACATGATCGGTGTAAATCAGAGTGGAGTGGAACGGAAAATACAAAACCTGCTGCCGGATTATATGGCCATGGGTGAGAGCGGCATGTCCGGGATGGCAGTGATGAACATGCCCTTGCCAAAAAATACACTACCCATGATGACAGGAAAAGGGCCGTTTGGACCAGTCGAAATGGGCGGTATGTTTACCGTGTTAAAGGTTCGCGATGACATTACCAGCTACGATGACCCTGGCTGGTATCAACAACAGGAAGGTACTGTAGCCTGGCGGGTAATTGAATAA
- a CDS encoding GxxExxY protein: MDRDVRTHEIIGAAMEVHRIIGPGRLEAVYQECLEIEFKLRNAPFISQLRLEIFYKEQKLKKYYVTDFIVYNEIIVENKSRKIFVKGR; this comes from the coding sequence ATGGATAGAGATGTAAGAACACATGAAATTATTGGAGCGGCAATGGAGGTTCACAGAATCATAGGACCAGGACGCCTGGAGGCCGTTTATCAGGAATGTTTGGAAATTGAGTTCAAATTAAGAAATGCCCCATTTATTTCTCAACTTCGATTGGAAATATTTTATAAAGAACAAAAGTTGAAAAAATATTATGTTACGGATTTCATTGTTTACAATGAAATTATAGTTGAAAATAAAAGCAGAAAAATCTTTGTCAAAGGTCGATGA
- a CDS encoding GxxExxY protein translates to MKIKAEKSLSKVDEAQLINSLITSRHSTGLLINFGEESLHYRRFKN, encoded by the coding sequence TTGAAAATAAAAGCAGAAAAATCTTTGTCAAAGGTCGATGAAGCACAGTTAATAAATAGCCTTATTACTAGTCGCCATAGCACAGGATTGCTTATAAACTTTGGCGAAGAATCCCTTCATTATAGAAGGTTCAAAAATTGA